Proteins encoded within one genomic window of Leptidea sinapis chromosome 7, ilLepSina1.1, whole genome shotgun sequence:
- the LOC126965358 gene encoding xanthine dehydrogenase isoform X2 — translation MGLLEHQRDSDVVSNELVFYVNGKKIVETNPDPEWTLLWYLRKKLGLTGTKLGCAEGGCGACTVMVSKYNRKEKNISHIAINACLAPVCAMHGLAVTTVEGIGSTKTKLHPVQERIAKAHGSQCGFCTPGIVMSMYTLLRSCNNIKYSDMEVAFQGNLCRCTGYRAIIEGYKTFIEDWETKRINGVSNGHTNGNSNNICALGKDCCKNKSDDSETEFIFDKSSFLPYDPSQEPIFPPELKLYSTYDEQYLIYKGAKCTWYRPTHLDTVLLLKEQYPSAKIVVGNTEVGVEMKFKHCIYPEIIMPTSVPELNSVIEINGGLLVGASVTLMELEHTCKKYINDLPKYKTRSLVTIIEMLNWFAGKQIRNVAAIGGNIMTGSPISDLNPILMALKVKLNLVSKTEGARTVLMDETFFTGYRKNVVKPNEILVSIEIPFTNRFQYVKAYKQAKRREDDISIVTAAINVEFEENTDIIKNINLAFGGMAPVTTIATKTGKSLQGLKWNEEMLDKAFTCMLEELPLSPSAPGGNILYRRALTMSLFFKAYLAISKNITKEYLLEDKIIPYHSSGAEQFHGNMPKSSQYFELVGDRQIKSDAVGRPIQHVSAFKQVTGEAIYCDDMPSVAGELYLAFVLSTKAHAKILSVDAKEALQTPGVVAFFSAKDLTAEQNAIGPIFHDEELFITEKVTSQGQTIGVVVAEDQQTAQAAARKVKIEYEELQPIIVTIEDAIKHNSFYKQYPKGIKNGNVQAEFENPNNIIIEGESRIGGQEHFYLETHAAYAIPKKEDDELEIFCSSQHPTEIAKLASHVLHVPMNRIVARVKRMGGGFGGKEARGLLIALPVALAAHKLQRPVRCMLDRDEDMQMTGTRHPFLIKYKTAVTKEGKIVAAAVNIYNNGGYSLDLSGPVLDRALFHFENAYYIPNSEVMGYVCKTNLPSNTAFRGFGGPQGMFGAESMITDIAYKLGRNPDDIRKLNLYTENCVTHYKQVLKHCTLQRCWDECVEKSNMAQRKVDVENFNKQHRWRKRGISIVPTKFGIAFTEKFLNQAGALVIIYMDGSVLVSHGGTEMGQGLHTKMIQVTSRALGVEMSKIHISETATDRVPNTSATAASAGSDLNGMAVLEACQKLSKRLQPYKDKNPDGTWESWISAAYFDRVALSATGFYATPELGYNFQKNEGLAFNYFTYGVACSEVEIDCLSGDHIVIRTDIVMDLGESINPAIDIGQIEGGFIQGYGLFTMEELIYSPTGTLYSRGPGAYKIPGFGDIPQEFNVSLLKGAPNLRAVYSSKAVGEPPLFLACSIFFAIKEAIRAARADAGVPLDFKLDSPATSARIRMACEDHITKKIPVPEPGSFVPWNVVP, via the exons ACATATAGCGATTAATGCTTGCTTAGCCCCTGTTTGTGCGATGCATGGTCTAGCAGTCACAACAGTCGAAGGCATTGGATCTACTAAAACAAAACTTCATCCAGTTCAAGAAAGAATTGCCAAAGCTCATGGCTCTCAATGCGGTTTCTGCACTCCAGGAATTGTAATGTCTATGTATACTCTGTTACGCAGTtgcaataatatcaaatattccGATATGGAAGTCGCTTTTCAAGGTAACCTGTGTCGGTGTACGGGCTATAGGGCAATCATTGAAGGATACAAGACTTTCATAGAAGATTGGGAAACTAAAAGAATAAACGGAGTCTCAAATGGACATACCAATGGCAATTCTAACAATATTTGTGCATTAGGAAAAGATTGTTGCAAAAATAAAAGCGATGACAGTGAAACAGAATTTATTTTCGATAAGTCTTCATTTCTTCCATATGATCCTAGCCAAGAGCCAATATTCCCACCCGAACTAAAACTGTATTCTACCTATGACGagcaatatctaatatataaaggCGCAAAATGTACATGGTATCGACCGACACACTTAGACACAGTTTTATTGTTAAAAGAGCAATATCCGAGTGCAAAAATTGTTGTTGGTAACACAGAAGTCGGAGTTGAGATGAAATTTAAGCACTGTATATATCCTGAAATTATTATGCCCACTAGCGTACCAGAGTTGAACTCTGTCATAGAAATAAATGGCGGCCTCTTAGTTGGTGCATCGGTTACACTTATGGAATTAGAACATACATGTAAGAAGTACATTAATGATTTACCCAAATATAAAACAAGATCACTAGTCACAATTATAGAGATGCTTAATTGGTTTGCTGGCAAACAGATTAGAAATGTAGCAGCGATTGGCGGAAATATTATGACTGGAAGTCCAATTTCTGACCTAAATCCAATATTAATGGCGTTAAAAGTGAAGCTTAATCTAGTTAGTAAGACGGAGGGTGCCCGTACAGTTTTAATGGACGAAACATTTTTTACGGGGTACCGGAAAAATGTGGTAAAGCCAAATGAGATTTTAGTATCTATTGAAATTCCATTTACAAATCGTTTCCAATATGTTAAAGCTTATAAACAAGCAAAACGTCGTGAAGATGACATTTCAATAGTAACCGCAGCTATTAACGTAGAGTTTGAAGAAAACactgatattattaaaaatattaatttagcaTTTGGAGGCATGGCCCCAGTAACAACAATTGCCACAAAAACAGGCAAATCTCTGCAAGGCTTAAAATGGAACGAAGAAATGCTTGATAAGGCATTTACTTGCATGCTAGAAGAATTACCGCTAAGTCCATCAGCTCCGGGTGGAAATATTCTTTACAGAAGAGCACTAACGATGAGTTTATTCTTTAAAGCTTATCTAGCAATAAGTAAGAATATAACTAAAGAATATTTACTAGAAGACAAAATTATTCCTTATCATAGCAGTGGCGCTGAGCAATTTCACGGAAACATGCCAAAAAGTTCCCAATACTTCGAGTTAGTTGGTGATAGGCAAATCAAGAGCGATGCAGTTGGTCGACCAATTCAGCATGTATCTGCTTTCAAGCAAGTCACTGGTGAAGCCATATATTGTGATGATATGCCATCTGTAGCGGGTGAACTATACTTAGCATTCGTTTTGAGTACAAAAGCGCATGCCAAGATCTTATCTGTTGATGCCAAAGAAGCACTTCAGACGCCCGGTGTGGTAGCTTTCTTTTCTGCCAAAGACTTAACAGCTGAACAAAACGCTATTGGGCCTATATTTCACGATGAAGAATTATTTATAACTGAAAAGGTTACCAGTCAAGGCCAAACTATCGGAGTTGTTGTCGCAGAAGATCAACAGACCGCTCAAGCAGCTGCACGAAAAGTAAAAATTGAATATGAAGAACTTCAACCAATTATCGTTACTATAGAAGATGCTATTAAGcataatagtttttataaacaatacccaAAGGGTATTAAAAACGGTAACGTACAGGCAGAGTTTGAGAAtccaaacaatattattatcgaGGGTGAATCTCGTATAGGTGGCcaagaacatttttatttagaaacaCATGCTGCTTATGCAATACCGAAAAAAGAAGACGATGAACTAGAAATATTTTGTTCAAGTCAGCATCCGACCGAAATTGCG AAATTGGCAAGTCATGTCTTACACGTACCCATGAATAGGATAGTTGCTCGAGTTAAACGAATGGGTGGTGGATTCGGTGGCAAGGAAGCTAGAGGTTTGTTGATTGCTTTACCAGTGGCTTTGGCAGCTCATAAACTACAAAGGCCTGTGCGATGTATGCTAGATCGTGATGAAGACATGCAAATGACTGGAACTCGACATCCTTTCCTTATCAAATATAAGACTGCTGTTACAAAAGAAGGGAAGATAGTGGCAGCTgctgtaaacatttataataatggtGGATACTCACTTGATTTATCTGGACCA gtCTTGGATAGAGCCCTTTTCCACTTTGAAAATGCTTACTACATACCTAACTCTGAAGTGATGGGTTACGTTTGCAAAACAAACTTACCATcaaatacagcttttagaggatTTGGTGGACCACAAGGCATGTTTGGTGCTGAGAGTATGATAACGGATATTGCGTATAAACTTGGACGCAATCCCGATGACATAAGGAAGCTCAATCTGTACACTGAAAATTGCGTTACTCATTATAAACAGGTCCTGAAACATTGTACGCTACAAAGGTGTTGGGATGAATGTGTTGAAAAAAGTAATATGGCTCAGCGAAAGGTGGATGTGGAAAATTTCAATAA gcAGCACAGATGGAGAAAGCGAGGCATATCAATAGTACCCACAAAATTCGGCATTGCGTTTACGGAAAAGTTTTTAAATCAAGCAGGAGCCTTAGTAATAATTTACATGGATGGATCAGTTCTTGTCTCCCACGGAGGTACTGAAATGGGCCAAGGTCTTCATACAAAGATGATTCAAGTGACTTCACGTGCTCTCGGGGTAGAAATGTCCAAGATTCACATTAGCGAAACTGCGACGGATAGAGTTCCTAATACGTCAGCAACAGCCGCTAGTGCGGGATCAGACCTAAATGGGATGGCTGTCCTTGAAGCATGCCAAAAATTAAGTAAACGATTACAGCCATACAAAGATAAGAATCCGGATGGAACTTGGGAAAGTTGGATTTCTGCTGCATACTTTGACCGCGTAGCCTTATCTGCGACTGGATTTTATGCAACTCCTGAGCTTGGTTATAACTTCCAGAAAAATGAGGGTCTAGCATTTAATTACTTTACTTACGGTGTTGCATGCAGCGAAGTGGAAATCGATTGTCTTAGTGGTGACCACATAGTTATAAGAACAGATATCGTAATGGATTTAGGAGAAAGTATCAACCCGGCCATTGATATTGGGCAAATCGAGGGCGGATTTATACAGGGATACGGTCTCTTTACAATGGAAGAGTTAATTTATTCACCAACTGGTACACTCTACTCTCGCGGACCAGGTGCATATAAGATTCCTGGTTTTGGTGATATACCTCAAGAGTTTAACGTTTCTTTGCTCAAAGGGGCTCCAAATTTAAGAGCAGTTTATTCTTCTAAG GCCGTTGGAGAACCACCTCTTTTCTTGGCATGTTCGATATTCTTTGCAATAAAAGAGGCCATCAGAGCTGCCCGTGCTGACGCTGGTGTACCGCTCGACTTTAAGCTTGACTCACCAGCAACTTCAGCCAGAATACGAATGGCATGTGAAGATCATATAACTAAGAAG aTTCCAGTACCAGAGCCGGGGTCTTTCGTACCATGGAACGTAGTACCTTAG
- the LOC126965358 gene encoding xanthine dehydrogenase isoform X1, whose protein sequence is MGLLNNEVESDVVSNELVFYVNGKKIVETNPDPEWTLLWYLRKKLGLTGTKLGCAEGGCGACTVMVSKYNRKEKNISHIAINACLAPVCAMHGLAVTTVEGIGSTKTKLHPVQERIAKAHGSQCGFCTPGIVMSMYTLLRSCNNIKYSDMEVAFQGNLCRCTGYRAIIEGYKTFIEDWETKRINGVSNGHTNGNSNNICALGKDCCKNKSDDSETEFIFDKSSFLPYDPSQEPIFPPELKLYSTYDEQYLIYKGAKCTWYRPTHLDTVLLLKEQYPSAKIVVGNTEVGVEMKFKHCIYPEIIMPTSVPELNSVIEINGGLLVGASVTLMELEHTCKKYINDLPKYKTRSLVTIIEMLNWFAGKQIRNVAAIGGNIMTGSPISDLNPILMALKVKLNLVSKTEGARTVLMDETFFTGYRKNVVKPNEILVSIEIPFTNRFQYVKAYKQAKRREDDISIVTAAINVEFEENTDIIKNINLAFGGMAPVTTIATKTGKSLQGLKWNEEMLDKAFTCMLEELPLSPSAPGGNILYRRALTMSLFFKAYLAISKNITKEYLLEDKIIPYHSSGAEQFHGNMPKSSQYFELVGDRQIKSDAVGRPIQHVSAFKQVTGEAIYCDDMPSVAGELYLAFVLSTKAHAKILSVDAKEALQTPGVVAFFSAKDLTAEQNAIGPIFHDEELFITEKVTSQGQTIGVVVAEDQQTAQAAARKVKIEYEELQPIIVTIEDAIKHNSFYKQYPKGIKNGNVQAEFENPNNIIIEGESRIGGQEHFYLETHAAYAIPKKEDDELEIFCSSQHPTEIAKLASHVLHVPMNRIVARVKRMGGGFGGKEARGLLIALPVALAAHKLQRPVRCMLDRDEDMQMTGTRHPFLIKYKTAVTKEGKIVAAAVNIYNNGGYSLDLSGPVLDRALFHFENAYYIPNSEVMGYVCKTNLPSNTAFRGFGGPQGMFGAESMITDIAYKLGRNPDDIRKLNLYTENCVTHYKQVLKHCTLQRCWDECVEKSNMAQRKVDVENFNKQHRWRKRGISIVPTKFGIAFTEKFLNQAGALVIIYMDGSVLVSHGGTEMGQGLHTKMIQVTSRALGVEMSKIHISETATDRVPNTSATAASAGSDLNGMAVLEACQKLSKRLQPYKDKNPDGTWESWISAAYFDRVALSATGFYATPELGYNFQKNEGLAFNYFTYGVACSEVEIDCLSGDHIVIRTDIVMDLGESINPAIDIGQIEGGFIQGYGLFTMEELIYSPTGTLYSRGPGAYKIPGFGDIPQEFNVSLLKGAPNLRAVYSSKAVGEPPLFLACSIFFAIKEAIRAARADAGVPLDFKLDSPATSARIRMACEDHITKKIPVPEPGSFVPWNVVP, encoded by the exons ACATATAGCGATTAATGCTTGCTTAGCCCCTGTTTGTGCGATGCATGGTCTAGCAGTCACAACAGTCGAAGGCATTGGATCTACTAAAACAAAACTTCATCCAGTTCAAGAAAGAATTGCCAAAGCTCATGGCTCTCAATGCGGTTTCTGCACTCCAGGAATTGTAATGTCTATGTATACTCTGTTACGCAGTtgcaataatatcaaatattccGATATGGAAGTCGCTTTTCAAGGTAACCTGTGTCGGTGTACGGGCTATAGGGCAATCATTGAAGGATACAAGACTTTCATAGAAGATTGGGAAACTAAAAGAATAAACGGAGTCTCAAATGGACATACCAATGGCAATTCTAACAATATTTGTGCATTAGGAAAAGATTGTTGCAAAAATAAAAGCGATGACAGTGAAACAGAATTTATTTTCGATAAGTCTTCATTTCTTCCATATGATCCTAGCCAAGAGCCAATATTCCCACCCGAACTAAAACTGTATTCTACCTATGACGagcaatatctaatatataaaggCGCAAAATGTACATGGTATCGACCGACACACTTAGACACAGTTTTATTGTTAAAAGAGCAATATCCGAGTGCAAAAATTGTTGTTGGTAACACAGAAGTCGGAGTTGAGATGAAATTTAAGCACTGTATATATCCTGAAATTATTATGCCCACTAGCGTACCAGAGTTGAACTCTGTCATAGAAATAAATGGCGGCCTCTTAGTTGGTGCATCGGTTACACTTATGGAATTAGAACATACATGTAAGAAGTACATTAATGATTTACCCAAATATAAAACAAGATCACTAGTCACAATTATAGAGATGCTTAATTGGTTTGCTGGCAAACAGATTAGAAATGTAGCAGCGATTGGCGGAAATATTATGACTGGAAGTCCAATTTCTGACCTAAATCCAATATTAATGGCGTTAAAAGTGAAGCTTAATCTAGTTAGTAAGACGGAGGGTGCCCGTACAGTTTTAATGGACGAAACATTTTTTACGGGGTACCGGAAAAATGTGGTAAAGCCAAATGAGATTTTAGTATCTATTGAAATTCCATTTACAAATCGTTTCCAATATGTTAAAGCTTATAAACAAGCAAAACGTCGTGAAGATGACATTTCAATAGTAACCGCAGCTATTAACGTAGAGTTTGAAGAAAACactgatattattaaaaatattaatttagcaTTTGGAGGCATGGCCCCAGTAACAACAATTGCCACAAAAACAGGCAAATCTCTGCAAGGCTTAAAATGGAACGAAGAAATGCTTGATAAGGCATTTACTTGCATGCTAGAAGAATTACCGCTAAGTCCATCAGCTCCGGGTGGAAATATTCTTTACAGAAGAGCACTAACGATGAGTTTATTCTTTAAAGCTTATCTAGCAATAAGTAAGAATATAACTAAAGAATATTTACTAGAAGACAAAATTATTCCTTATCATAGCAGTGGCGCTGAGCAATTTCACGGAAACATGCCAAAAAGTTCCCAATACTTCGAGTTAGTTGGTGATAGGCAAATCAAGAGCGATGCAGTTGGTCGACCAATTCAGCATGTATCTGCTTTCAAGCAAGTCACTGGTGAAGCCATATATTGTGATGATATGCCATCTGTAGCGGGTGAACTATACTTAGCATTCGTTTTGAGTACAAAAGCGCATGCCAAGATCTTATCTGTTGATGCCAAAGAAGCACTTCAGACGCCCGGTGTGGTAGCTTTCTTTTCTGCCAAAGACTTAACAGCTGAACAAAACGCTATTGGGCCTATATTTCACGATGAAGAATTATTTATAACTGAAAAGGTTACCAGTCAAGGCCAAACTATCGGAGTTGTTGTCGCAGAAGATCAACAGACCGCTCAAGCAGCTGCACGAAAAGTAAAAATTGAATATGAAGAACTTCAACCAATTATCGTTACTATAGAAGATGCTATTAAGcataatagtttttataaacaatacccaAAGGGTATTAAAAACGGTAACGTACAGGCAGAGTTTGAGAAtccaaacaatattattatcgaGGGTGAATCTCGTATAGGTGGCcaagaacatttttatttagaaacaCATGCTGCTTATGCAATACCGAAAAAAGAAGACGATGAACTAGAAATATTTTGTTCAAGTCAGCATCCGACCGAAATTGCG AAATTGGCAAGTCATGTCTTACACGTACCCATGAATAGGATAGTTGCTCGAGTTAAACGAATGGGTGGTGGATTCGGTGGCAAGGAAGCTAGAGGTTTGTTGATTGCTTTACCAGTGGCTTTGGCAGCTCATAAACTACAAAGGCCTGTGCGATGTATGCTAGATCGTGATGAAGACATGCAAATGACTGGAACTCGACATCCTTTCCTTATCAAATATAAGACTGCTGTTACAAAAGAAGGGAAGATAGTGGCAGCTgctgtaaacatttataataatggtGGATACTCACTTGATTTATCTGGACCA gtCTTGGATAGAGCCCTTTTCCACTTTGAAAATGCTTACTACATACCTAACTCTGAAGTGATGGGTTACGTTTGCAAAACAAACTTACCATcaaatacagcttttagaggatTTGGTGGACCACAAGGCATGTTTGGTGCTGAGAGTATGATAACGGATATTGCGTATAAACTTGGACGCAATCCCGATGACATAAGGAAGCTCAATCTGTACACTGAAAATTGCGTTACTCATTATAAACAGGTCCTGAAACATTGTACGCTACAAAGGTGTTGGGATGAATGTGTTGAAAAAAGTAATATGGCTCAGCGAAAGGTGGATGTGGAAAATTTCAATAA gcAGCACAGATGGAGAAAGCGAGGCATATCAATAGTACCCACAAAATTCGGCATTGCGTTTACGGAAAAGTTTTTAAATCAAGCAGGAGCCTTAGTAATAATTTACATGGATGGATCAGTTCTTGTCTCCCACGGAGGTACTGAAATGGGCCAAGGTCTTCATACAAAGATGATTCAAGTGACTTCACGTGCTCTCGGGGTAGAAATGTCCAAGATTCACATTAGCGAAACTGCGACGGATAGAGTTCCTAATACGTCAGCAACAGCCGCTAGTGCGGGATCAGACCTAAATGGGATGGCTGTCCTTGAAGCATGCCAAAAATTAAGTAAACGATTACAGCCATACAAAGATAAGAATCCGGATGGAACTTGGGAAAGTTGGATTTCTGCTGCATACTTTGACCGCGTAGCCTTATCTGCGACTGGATTTTATGCAACTCCTGAGCTTGGTTATAACTTCCAGAAAAATGAGGGTCTAGCATTTAATTACTTTACTTACGGTGTTGCATGCAGCGAAGTGGAAATCGATTGTCTTAGTGGTGACCACATAGTTATAAGAACAGATATCGTAATGGATTTAGGAGAAAGTATCAACCCGGCCATTGATATTGGGCAAATCGAGGGCGGATTTATACAGGGATACGGTCTCTTTACAATGGAAGAGTTAATTTATTCACCAACTGGTACACTCTACTCTCGCGGACCAGGTGCATATAAGATTCCTGGTTTTGGTGATATACCTCAAGAGTTTAACGTTTCTTTGCTCAAAGGGGCTCCAAATTTAAGAGCAGTTTATTCTTCTAAG GCCGTTGGAGAACCACCTCTTTTCTTGGCATGTTCGATATTCTTTGCAATAAAAGAGGCCATCAGAGCTGCCCGTGCTGACGCTGGTGTACCGCTCGACTTTAAGCTTGACTCACCAGCAACTTCAGCCAGAATACGAATGGCATGTGAAGATCATATAACTAAGAAG aTTCCAGTACCAGAGCCGGGGTCTTTCGTACCATGGAACGTAGTACCTTAG